Proteins encoded within one genomic window of Mesorhizobium sp. AR10:
- a CDS encoding low molecular weight phosphatase family protein, with the protein MCGMNAVRSPMAEQLARHILPTPIFIASAGVHRGERDPFVDAVLAEDGLTLGERQPRAMDDLEDDYFDLIVTLAPEAHHAALELTRSLAVDVEYWPMPDPTDVGGRREQIMAAYRDVRERLKARISRRFLLPEAKNATD; encoded by the coding sequence CTGTGCGGCATGAACGCCGTGCGCTCGCCGATGGCAGAGCAGTTGGCGCGCCACATACTGCCCACACCGATCTTCATCGCCTCAGCCGGCGTGCACCGCGGCGAACGCGACCCATTCGTCGACGCCGTCTTGGCCGAGGACGGTCTCACGCTGGGCGAGCGACAGCCGAGAGCGATGGACGATCTGGAGGACGACTATTTCGACCTGATCGTCACGCTGGCGCCGGAAGCGCATCACGCCGCGCTCGAACTCACTCGCTCACTCGCCGTCGACGTCGAATACTGGCCGATGCCCGACCCGACGGATGTGGGCGGCAGGCGAGAGCAGATCATGGCCGCCTATCGCGACGTGCGCGAACGGCTGAAGGCGCGCATAAGCCGACGTTTCTTGCTTCCGGAAGCAAAAAACGCGACGGATTAA
- a CDS encoding UPF0262 family protein, producing the protein MSDYDRTHARLIDVELDESIGRSTPDVEHERAVAIFDLIEENRFQPINDDGAGPYRLKLSLAEQRLVFAVTREDGDAVVTHILSLTPLRRIVKDYYMICESYYDAIRTSTPSHIEAIDMGRRGLHNEGSQTLMDRLAGKIDIDFDTARRLFTLVCVLHWRG; encoded by the coding sequence ATGTCGGACTACGATCGAACCCACGCAAGGCTGATCGATGTCGAACTCGACGAATCGATCGGCCGCTCGACGCCCGATGTCGAGCATGAGCGGGCGGTAGCGATCTTCGACCTGATCGAGGAGAACCGTTTTCAGCCGATCAATGACGACGGCGCCGGGCCCTACCGGCTGAAGCTGTCGCTGGCCGAGCAGCGCCTGGTCTTCGCCGTGACACGCGAGGATGGCGATGCCGTGGTCACCCACATCCTGTCGCTGACGCCGCTGCGGCGCATCGTCAAGGACTACTACATGATCTGCGAGAGCTACTACGACGCCATCCGCACCTCGACGCCCAGCCATATCGAGGCGATCGATATGGGCCGGCGCGGCCTGCACAATGAAGGCTCGCAGACGCTGATGGACCGGCTCGCCGGCAAGATCGACATCGACTTCGACACGGCGCGACGGCTGTTCACGCTGGTCTGCGTGCTGCACTGGCGAGGCTGA